The window CGAGTCCGCAAGACTGCGCCGATTGTTTCACTGCGATGCACTAAAGGTTGCCAATTGCCTCGCTCTAAAGGCAATTCCTCATGCTTCCCAATCAGCAAGGATTTCGCTACGCCAATAGTGGGAACGTCTATCAGCACTCCCAAATGGCAGGCAATCCCAAAGCGACGGGGATGGGCAATGCCTTGACCATCACATAATATCAAGTCAGGCGCGATCGCGAGTTTCTCTAGCGCATCCAGTACGGCGGGGATTTCTCGAAACGAGAGGAATCCGGGAACATAGGGAAACGTAGTGGGACGCTTTGCGATCGCTTGCTCTTTTAGCTCCAAGTCTGGAAAACTGAGAACGGCAACAGCTGCGCGTGAGATGCTATAAGAATCCTCAAAGCCCATATCGACACCAGCCACATACTGTACCGATTCCAACTGATCTGAGGTGATTACTTCTTTTCTAAGCTCTTGTTGGATAGGCAGCGCTTCTTCAACTGTAAGAGGCCATGCGTGACGTTGGTGGATTTTCATTGATCAACTTCCACATCCTGATTTTTTTCCAGCCACTCAATTACTCGTGCTTCTTCTGACAGTTTCGCTTGATTTTGCCCAACTGCCCTAGCTCGGACATTAATCAAGCCAATCGGGGTACTCAACAAATCTACAAGCGTGGCTTTGCCAGTGACGCACATCGCCCCTTTCATCGGCAATTCCTTCACTAACCACCGTCCCAGCCGCACTGCATATTGCGTGGGAGTTGGTTCGTGCATCAATTTGACACCATGCAATTCGTGCAAGTAGCGATTTGAGCGACCATAGCGCCGCCATTGGCTTTGGAGTTCCGGCACTGTCGAGCGGTGGCGATGCCGGACAATAGCTGTAGGGGCAAAATGTAGCTGCCAGTCGCTTTCCCTCTGGATGCGCCAACAGATATCAGCGTCGCCGCCAGTTGTCAGGTGAGGGCGAAATAAACCCACCTGTTGGAAAGCTTTTTTGCGAATTGCTAGGTTTGCAGTTTGACCGTATGGGCAGAACGTATTAGCTAAAGTATGTTTCTGGGACAAAACATCTTCTCGCTGGGCGTGTTGTTCCAGCAGACTTTTACCCGGCAAAGCCATAATTTCGCCTACGACAATACCAATATTGGGATTCTCGAAAGGCTGGATTAAGCCTGCTAACCAATCTGGTTCCGGACGACAATCGGCATCGGTGAAGGCAAAAATGTCAGTTGTTGCTGCCCGAATTCCAGCATTTCGCGCCGCATAAGAGCTTTGGATTTTGTTTTCTGTGATTGGGCGAATTGTCCAGCCAGAGGATGCGGCTGACTCGGCGGCTGACTGGAGAAGGCTGAGGGTGCGATCACTACTATTATTGTCTACCAGCAAATACTCTACATTCTCGGCTGGATAAGTTTGCGACAAGAGGCAGCTGATTAAACCTGACAAGTCCCTTTCACCATTGTAGATTGGGACTATTACTGAAACTTTGGGCAGAAAAGGCTGTGTCATGGGGCGGTTCATGCCGTTTCTTATATATTTAGGCGGCGAAATTTACCAACCAAAAGAAATACTGATTTAAGTTGAGTCGGTAATGCTTATTTTACTTTTTGGTGCAGTAGTTTATCTTCAGCCGTTTACAGCCGCATCTCACCTCCTTTCTATGTCTTCTGACTGATGATGCTTGCTGTTCTAAAATAGCAAAGTTCTAATAACTAGGGCATCTTGGTATACCAGCTCCCACCACCCTATGTTTCTGTCGGAAGATGGAGCGTTACGGGGATCAGCCAGTGTTACGTTAGTTTACAAGTTTTTAAAAAAATTGAAATTACTGATAAGAGGTTAGCAGTGCCTAACAGAAAAATGAAAAAAATCAAAGAAAAAAATGTTTGGAGCGATATAGACTTTCAGAAAGTTAAGCAAAGAATTAATAAAATAACTCAGAAGCTGGAAGAGGTTCAAAGCAAGTTTGAACCCCAGGAGGACAAATTCAACTCGATCCCGCAGGAATTTAATCAAAGCGATCGCATTGAAAAATCAAATCGTTCCTAAGCGCTGACGCAAAATAAATTCAGCCAAACTCAAATCCATCGGGGTCGTCACCTTCAGATTCGTCTCTTCCCCTTGCACAATCTGTACTTTTAAACCGCATTTTTCAAACAAAGCAGCATCGTCTGTAACTTCCCAGTGTTGCGATCGCGCTTCGGCATGGCACTGTTGTAACAAATCAACCTTGAAACCTTGAGGCGTTTGCGCCGCCCACAACTGTTCTCTATTGGGCGTACTCTCAATTAATCCGGTTGCATCCACTACCTTAATCGTATCTTTCACAGGCACAGCAGCAATTAAGCCGGGAACCTCCACAAGTGCCTCAGCACAGCGATCTAGCAGTTCGGGAGTTGCTAGACACCGAGCGCCATCATGAATTAATACTAACTGAGCAGCTGGTAGTGCTTGCAAGCCGTTATAGACAGATTCTTGCCGTGTAGTCCCACCGACAATCAGCTGCACAGGCTTAGTCAGAGAAAGCTCAGCTAAAATCTCCTTAAAGTCGGGAAAGTCATCAGGGTGAGCAATCAAACCGATCCAGCGAATGTGCCGTGAGGCTTCCGCCGCTAGGAGAGTCCAGGTAATCAAAGGTTTACCCAGTAACATTAGCAGCAGTTTGTTGCGATCGCTTCCCATCCGCCGCCCCATGCCCGCGGCTGGAATTAATAAGTGCATAATTCTCCTGTTTTAGCCATTAGTTCTTTCGGCGTAGGGTGTTATGGGTATATATTCCCTTAAAATTAGGCTCAGAAGTACCCTCAGTAACTCGAGATGAGAATACTAGCCCTTGTTCCCGGCGGAATTGGCGACCAAATTCTATTTTTCCCTACACTGGACGATCTAAAACGGAATTACCCCGAAGCCCAGATAGATGTGGTTGTGGAACCCAGAGCAAAGGGTGCATACCGTGTTTGCAAGTCTGTCGATGAAGTCATAGCCTATGATTTTAAGGGTAGCAATGGCCCCGCAGACTGGGGAAATTTACTCGGTATCATCCGCGATCGCGAGTATGATATCGTCCTCTCTTTGGGGAGTAGGTGGAGTGTAGGCTTGTTGCTATGGCTGACTGGCATTACCACCAGGGTTAGCTACAGCGGCCCAGGCAATTTGTTCCTTACAAACCCTGTACCCCTGAAGCCAGCCCAGTATGCCGCCCATATGTACCACGACTTGCTGCAAGGTGTAGGCATAAGTTCCCCGTGTCCGCCACTAGCGATTAATGTGCCTAAAAAAGATATCGAGTGGGCAGAAATACAACAGCGACAGCTGGGTATTGATGAAACTGGCTACATCCTGATTCATGGTGGTTCTAGTGCCTTGGCTCAGTCCAAGGGAATTGATAAAATCTACCCAGCCAAGAAATGGCAGCAGATTATTCAAGATATTCAACAGCGACAACCTGAATTGCCAATTGTTATCCTCAAAGGCCCAGAAGATGAGCAGTTGGTCAGCGAACTGATGCAAACCTGTCCGGGTTTGAAGGTGAGTTCACCACCGGATATCGGGAAGTTAGCGGCTACGATCGCTGCTGCTAATTTAATGTTGTGTACGGATAGTGCGCCGATGCACCTAGCCGTAGCTGTTGGGACTTACACGATTGCGTTGTTTGGCCCGACGGAAGCGAAGAAATTGCTGCCCCCAGATAGCGATCGCGTTCGCGGTATGCAATCCTCCACTCGTTGGATTGCTGACATTGCTCCGGCAGACGTTCTAGATAAAATTTGGAACACATAAAGAATTAAAAATTAAAAATGCGAAATTTTTAATTCTTCCTATACTTCAGTGTGGAAACAAATGGCTAGATCGGCAGTATTTTTGGATCGAGATGGCGTTCTCAATGTCGAAGCTGG of the Funiculus sociatus GB2-C1 genome contains:
- the nfi gene encoding deoxyribonuclease V (cleaves DNA at apurinic or apyrimidinic sites), whose protein sequence is MKIHQRHAWPLTVEEALPIQQELRKEVITSDQLESVQYVAGVDMGFEDSYSISRAAVAVLSFPDLELKEQAIAKRPTTFPYVPGFLSFREIPAVLDALEKLAIAPDLILCDGQGIAHPRRFGIACHLGVLIDVPTIGVAKSLLIGKHEELPLERGNWQPLVHRSETIGAVLRTRKGVKPVYVSSGHRVSLTTAIDYVMRCTPKYRLPETTRWADKLASNR
- a CDS encoding glycosyltransferase, yielding MNRPMTQPFLPKVSVIVPIYNGERDLSGLISCLLSQTYPAENVEYLLVDNNSSDRTLSLLQSAAESAASSGWTIRPITENKIQSSYAARNAGIRAATTDIFAFTDADCRPEPDWLAGLIQPFENPNIGIVVGEIMALPGKSLLEQHAQREDVLSQKHTLANTFCPYGQTANLAIRKKAFQQVGLFRPHLTTGGDADICWRIQRESDWQLHFAPTAIVRHRHRSTVPELQSQWRRYGRSNRYLHELHGVKLMHEPTPTQYAVRLGRWLVKELPMKGAMCVTGKATLVDLLSTPIGLINVRARAVGQNQAKLSEEARVIEWLEKNQDVEVDQ
- the ispD gene encoding 2-C-methyl-D-erythritol 4-phosphate cytidylyltransferase → MHLLIPAAGMGRRMGSDRNKLLLMLLGKPLITWTLLAAEASRHIRWIGLIAHPDDFPDFKEILAELSLTKPVQLIVGGTTRQESVYNGLQALPAAQLVLIHDGARCLATPELLDRCAEALVEVPGLIAAVPVKDTIKVVDATGLIESTPNREQLWAAQTPQGFKVDLLQQCHAEARSQHWEVTDDAALFEKCGLKVQIVQGEETNLKVTTPMDLSLAEFILRQRLGTI
- a CDS encoding glycosyltransferase family 9 protein, with product MRILALVPGGIGDQILFFPTLDDLKRNYPEAQIDVVVEPRAKGAYRVCKSVDEVIAYDFKGSNGPADWGNLLGIIRDREYDIVLSLGSRWSVGLLLWLTGITTRVSYSGPGNLFLTNPVPLKPAQYAAHMYHDLLQGVGISSPCPPLAINVPKKDIEWAEIQQRQLGIDETGYILIHGGSSALAQSKGIDKIYPAKKWQQIIQDIQQRQPELPIVILKGPEDEQLVSELMQTCPGLKVSSPPDIGKLAATIAAANLMLCTDSAPMHLAVAVGTYTIALFGPTEAKKLLPPDSDRVRGMQSSTRWIADIAPADVLDKIWNT